Proteins encoded together in one Gemmatimonadetes bacterium T265 window:
- a CDS encoding carboxymuconolactone decarboxylase yields MHDVVDAPATLSHVERTLVRVAAVVAVGDEPAVRDVLARALDAAVPPPWVEEVLLQSYMFAGFPRALNAMREWRRLSGLAAPAVDPDLDRDDHLVRGEATCARVYGHFYPKLRDNVAALHPALDRWMVEAGYGQVLGRPALSLARRELCVVAVCAAAAQERQLQSHLHGALHVGVDPAVITETLAAVADLARDGGDRAGRLWDHVRASASRPD; encoded by the coding sequence ATGCACGACGTGGTCGACGCGCCCGCTACCCTGTCGCACGTCGAGCGCACGCTCGTCCGCGTCGCCGCGGTCGTCGCGGTGGGCGACGAGCCGGCGGTACGCGACGTCCTCGCCCGCGCCCTCGACGCCGCCGTCCCGCCGCCCTGGGTCGAGGAGGTCCTGCTGCAGTCGTACATGTTCGCCGGCTTCCCGCGCGCGCTCAACGCGATGCGCGAGTGGCGCCGCCTCTCCGGGCTCGCCGCGCCCGCGGTGGACCCGGACCTCGACCGCGACGACCACCTCGTCCGCGGCGAGGCGACCTGCGCCCGCGTCTACGGCCACTTCTACCCCAAACTCCGCGACAACGTCGCCGCGCTCCACCCCGCGCTCGACCGCTGGATGGTCGAGGCGGGCTACGGCCAAGTACTCGGCCGCCCCGCGCTCAGCCTCGCGCGCCGCGAGCTGTGCGTCGTCGCCGTCTGCGCCGCGGCCGCGCAGGAGCGGCAGCTGCAATCGCACCTGCACGGCGCGCTGCACGTCGGCGTCGACCCGGCAGTCATTACCGAGACGCTCGCGGCCGTGGCCGACCTCGCGCGCGACGGCGGCGACCGCGCGGGCCGCCTCTGGGACCACGTGCGCGCGTCCGCGTCGCGGCCCGACTAA
- a CDS encoding asparaginase — protein MRTLSLDVIATRGALVESRHAVHAAVVRAGPAGDQLVAAAGDPNTVTYWRSCAKPFQVLPLLRDGGFDRARWGDDELALACASHGGEPEHVALAARMLATLGLEEGDLACGAHEPLAARGARFLRDAGLRPTRLHNNCSGKHAAMLARTVAHDWPAAGYERAEHPVQRACTHEVARWTGVAEDALVTAVDGCGVVVYGLPLVGMARAYARLARDARAGHDEPSRVLHAMRTRPFLVGGTDRFDTVLAEATDGRVVAKVGAEGVHSVAVLDEDLGIAIKVADGAARAQYPAVVNALRQLGVLDDPLPPPLADWLVRPVRNTRNAAVGELRPVA, from the coding sequence ATGCGGACCCTCTCTCTCGACGTGATCGCCACCCGGGGCGCGCTGGTCGAGTCGCGCCACGCGGTGCACGCGGCCGTGGTCCGCGCCGGGCCGGCCGGCGATCAACTCGTCGCCGCCGCCGGCGACCCGAACACGGTGACGTACTGGCGCTCGTGCGCGAAGCCGTTCCAGGTGCTGCCGCTGCTGCGCGACGGCGGCTTCGACCGCGCGCGCTGGGGCGACGACGAACTCGCCCTCGCCTGCGCGTCCCACGGCGGCGAGCCCGAACACGTCGCCCTCGCCGCCCGCATGCTCGCCACCCTCGGGCTCGAAGAGGGTGACCTCGCCTGCGGCGCGCACGAACCGCTCGCGGCGCGCGGCGCGCGCTTCCTGCGCGACGCGGGGCTGCGGCCGACGCGCCTGCACAACAACTGCTCGGGGAAGCACGCCGCGATGCTCGCGCGCACGGTCGCCCACGACTGGCCCGCCGCCGGCTACGAGCGCGCGGAACACCCGGTGCAGCGCGCCTGCACGCACGAGGTCGCGCGCTGGACCGGCGTCGCCGAAGACGCCCTGGTCACCGCGGTCGACGGCTGCGGCGTGGTCGTCTACGGATTGCCGCTCGTCGGGATGGCGCGTGCCTACGCGCGACTCGCGCGCGACGCACGCGCCGGCCACGACGAGCCGTCGCGCGTGCTGCACGCCATGCGCACCCGCCCCTTCCTCGTCGGCGGCACGGACCGGTTCGACACGGTGCTGGCGGAGGCGACCGACGGGCGCGTCGTGGCGAAGGTCGGCGCCGAAGGCGTGCACTCGGTCGCGGTCCTCGACGAGGACCTCGGGATTGCGATCAAGGTCGCGGACGGCGCCGCGCGCGCGCAGTACCCGGCGGTCGTCAACGCGCTCCGCCAGCTCGGCGTCCTCGACGACCCGCTCCCGCCGCCGCTCGCGGACTGGCTCGTGCGCCCGGTCCGGAACACGCGCAACGCCGCGGTCGGCGAGCTCCGCCCCGTAGCGTGA